A region from the Silene latifolia isolate original U9 population chromosome 7, ASM4854445v1, whole genome shotgun sequence genome encodes:
- the LOC141591334 gene encoding protein ACCELERATED CELL DEATH 6-like: protein MIATDIVDRILEIDTSSLLIRVKNDQGQTPLHCCAAQNVKEQRMILRALLDQDDKYNSAAYIQDNEGRTPLRIATLNSNFNGAKILIRSYPDCIEIVDNKGQNMVHLAANLGCIDKFRLFLRKAPKCDKLINEKDDEGNTPLHLLVATAPYLSITGVKFLLTRQRNLDVRAFNNKNLTAGDIIAAKDGLLPLDASTRNRRTSLIPEGKRIIPDVSKTEVAETTNTMNNNVVLQNKGSSEIEDRISRYKKMEETHLVVAALIATVSFAAAFTLPGGFDQSPGENIGLALLAKKTSFMVFLVSDTIAFTMSSIAVICYFSMASRSKSKSNLKGVETLSMVAYAFTTISLGALMLTFVTGVYTMVSRSSGLTSTVIVISLYYFILYLGLCVGSWRALWACSQRF, encoded by the exons atgattgcAACAGATATTGTGGATCGGATTCTGGAAATTGATACGAGTAGTTTGCTAATAAGAGTTAAGAACGATCAGGGGCAAACCCCACTCCACTGTTGCGCGGCTCAGAATGTCAAGGAACAACGTATGATTCTAAGAGCTCTTCTAGATCAAGATGATAAGTACAATTCAGCGGCATACATCCAAGACAATGAGGGCCGAACACCCCTTCGCATTGCGACTCTAAACTCAAACTTTAATGGAGCAAAGATATTGATACGTTCGTACCCAGACTGTATCGAGATAGTGGACAACAAAGGACAGAATATGGTGCATCTTGCAGCAAATTTAGGATGCATCGATAAATTTAGACTATTTCTAAGAAAGGCGCCTAAGTGTGACAAGCTCATCAACGAGAAAGACGATGAAGGGAATACCCCTTTGCATCTTCTTGTTGCCACTGCACCCTATCTTTCCATCACGGGGGTAAAATTCTTGTTGACACGGCAAAGAAATCTGGATGTGAGGGCATTCAACAACAAGAATTTAACCGCAGGCGATATCATTGCTGCTAAAGACGGTCTTCTACCTCTT GATGCATCCACGCGAAACAGGAGAACATCATTAATCCCAGAGGGCAAGCGCATAATCCCGGACGTCAGTAAAACTGAGGTTGCTGAAACAACAAACACAATGAACAATAATGTAGTATTACAAAACAAAGGCAGTTCGGAAATAGAAGACCGAATAAGTCGATACAAAAAAATGGAAGAGACTCATCTAGTAGTAGCTGCCCTCATTGCAACAGTGTCATTCGCTGCGGCTTTTACACTGCCTGGTGGGTTTGATCAATCTCCTGGGGAAAATATAGGATTGGCTCTGCTTGCAAAAAAGACTTCTTTCATGGTGTTTCTGGTTTCGGATACTATAGCCTTTACTATGTCCAGCATTGCAGTGATCTGTTATTTTTCAATGGCAAGTAGAAGTAAAAGTAAAAGCAATCTGAAAGGTGTTGAAACACTTTCTATGGTGGCTTATGCATTTACTACAATTTCGCTCGGTGCTTTGATGCTAACATTTGTGACAGGAGTATATACAATGGTTTCTCGATCCAGTGGACTTACTTCGACCGTCATAGTCATCTCTTTGTATTACTTCATACTCTATCTGGGTCTATGTGTCGGATCGTGGAGGGCGTTATGGGCTTGTAGTCAGAGATTCTAA